One Platichthys flesus chromosome 14, fPlaFle2.1, whole genome shotgun sequence genomic region harbors:
- the LOC133968687 gene encoding uncharacterized protein LOC133968687, producing the protein MDPVAITAKLLKSDIVVDSILLGNVENNMLHGISNATGGCCFKPQTTKEGLKLFEIETVLSLDQRKPKKKLDASSVSEPTLMSIFETTGYDEYPDTSLPTQLSNKVTGTESALKKKLREAKDKRLMEKDRRIMEELKSLHCDPHPFFRVFTSESDFAFWSILMQGPPDTPYEKGVFELYCQFGPEYPVKPPLVRFVTRVYHCNINSVGRICHSIFDRSYNAHITIRDIFDAVYGLLIIPEPDDPLDSILAEEFLTNREKYLLEAKKYTELNAGKSLDDMEKKLVNHVQQFIPQHLICPLTKKMFIDPVKTVYGTVYERIAIEEHLKRHQYDPMAGPGHDLDLCYVRADWDMKKMVMDHRSRQIQ; encoded by the exons ATGGATCCAGTTGCCATTACAGCCAAGCTGTTAAAATCTGACATCGTTGTGGATTCAATCCTTCTTGGAAATGTGGAGAACAATATGCTCCATGGAATCAGCAATGCAACAG GCGGCTGCTGTTTCAAACCACAGACAACCAAAGAGGGTTTGAAGCTCTTCGAGATCGAGACAGTCCTGTCTTTGGATCAGaggaaaccaaagaaaaaaCTTGATGCGTCGTCTGTCAGTGAG CCTACTTTAATGAGTATCTTTGAAACCACCGGATATGATGAGTATCCAGATACATCCTTGCCAACCCAGCTAAGCAACAAAGTGACCgggacagagag TGCTTTGAAAAAGAAGCTTCGGGAGGCGAAGGATAAGCGCTTAATGGAAAAGGACAGACGTAtcatggaggagctgaagagcctGCACTGTGACCCTCATCCCTTCTTCAGAGTCTTCACATCAGAGTCAGACTTCG CATTCTGGAGTATTCTCATGCAGGGCCCTCCTGACACGCCCTATGAGAAAGGAGTGTTTGAGCTGTACTGCCAGTTTGGTCCTGAATACCCAGTGAAGCCTCCACTTGTTCGATTTGTCACAAGA GTGTACCATTGCAACATCAACAGCGTGGGCCGCATCTGCCACAGCATTTTTGACCGCAGCTACAATGCTCACATTACCATCAGAGACATCTTTGATGCTGTGTATGGACTGCTCATCATCCCTGAGCCTGATGATCCACTGGACAG CATTTTGGCTGAAGAGTTCCTGACGAACCGTGAGAAGTATCTGCTGGAAGCAAAGAAATACACTGAGCTTAATGCAGGAAAGTCGCTGGATGACATGGAGAAG AAATTGGTGAATCATGTGCAGCAGTTCATACCCCAACATCTAATCTGTCCACTCACCAAGAAGATGTTTATTGATCCCGTGAAAACTGTGTACGGCACCGTGTATGAACGCATAGCCATCGAGGAACACCTCAAACG ACACCAGTATGACCCGATGGCTGGCCCAGGACACGACCTTGATCTTTGCTACGTGAGAGCCGACTGGGACATGAAGAAAATGGTGATGGATCATCGATCTCGTCAAATTCAGTGA
- the LOC133968377 gene encoding ecdysone-induced protein 75B-like, producing the protein MASTTSSWFQMDFVAGVVIQQNIKHKFRGRSEFEKSEPSLTELRELRGEIQMDMELYPSSLGASSPASPSLPVKELKTRFRRSTGRKACDETLQAFHSASVPRPHPPASLCQPRPPAGPPPSKTSASRTHGSTSASNVSSRSPICLKITTSKHVNSHFRSDVTTIRSDHHPHLSLEQHSAGVHCRPPTSSPSFRIKAERNFPVHEVQLPSHRSLSREDDLPQKERRSSSRHISVTPSHIPALSPVSDAGSHHNSRTDQAGSTLGKSETQNGQRKSTCGGGVVSADDGERRERTPGSFYSSVMSETGSRPARNGDRKSNSRIDRYKISNLEKGITLGNHHLTAHSSSHSESNCEQGQIRAAIQPASVQLEGKIFTFPKRPLGGAASQPASVEEPQTEPVINRFHQPAPPSRVST; encoded by the exons ATGGcctccaccaccagcagctggTTTCAGATGGATTTTGTAGCAGGAGTGGTGATCCAG CAAAATATTAAACACAAGTTCAGGGGTAGAAGTGAATTTGAGAAATCAGAACCTTCACTCACAG agttgAGAGAGTTAAGAGGTGAAATCCAAATGGACATGGAGCTTTACCCCTCTTCACTTGGCGCTTCATCCCCGGCCtcgccctctctccctgtgaagGAACTGAAAACCAGGTTCag ACGGTCAACAGGACGAAAGGCCTGTGATGAGACTCTACAAGCGTTCCACTCTGCATCAGTCCCAAGACCACATCCACCTGCCTCACTGTGCCAGCCCAGGCCCCCAGCCGGACCTCCTCCCAGTAAGACTTCTGCGTCCAGGACTCATGGAAGCACATCAGCCTCCAATGTGTCAAGCAGGTCACCTATCTGCCTCAAAATCACGACTTCCAAGCACGTGAACAGTCACTTCAGAAGCGACGTGACAACAATTAGGAGCGACCACCACCCCCATCTTTCTCTAGAGCAGCACAGTGCTGGTGTCCACTGCAGGCCCCCGACTTCTAGTCCtagtttcagaataaaagctgaGCGGAACTTCCCTGTGCATGAAGTCCAACTTCCATCCCATCGCAGCCTGAGCAGAGAAGATGATTTaccacagaaagagaggaggagcagctcaagACACATCAGTGTTACCCCCTCACACATTCCAGCACTCAGCCCTGTGAGTGATGCAGGTAGTCACCACAACAGCAGGACTGACCAGGCTGGGTCAACATTGGGGAAATCAGAGACTCAAAACGGGCAAAGGAAAAGTACCTGTGGGGGTGGTGTAGTGTCAgcagatgatggagagagaagggagaggacTCCTGGGAGTTTCTATTCTTCAGTCATGTCTGAAACTGGGAGCCGTCCGGCAAGAAACGGCGACAGAAAGAGCAACAGTCGAATTGACAGATATAAAATCAGTAATCTTGAGAAGGGAATCACGCTTGGTAACCATCATTTGACAGCTCACTCCTCAAGTCATTCAGAAAGCAACTGTGAACAAGGACAGATCAGAGCAGCCATTCAGCCGGCGTCTGTACAGCTAGAGGGAAAAATCTTTACTTTCCCCAAAAGACCACTCGGAGGCGCCGCAAGTCAACCGGCGAGTGTGGAGGAGCCACAGACAGAGCCGGTTATCAACAGGTTCCACCAGCCAGCGCCTCCTTCAAGAGTGTCTACATGA
- the LOC133968886 gene encoding protein THEM6-like codes for MWWLLWVLGALLALFSSLDVWYFLRAAAVIARAWFQPTIWDVTAEQVLTGRVTSNDIDMCHMNNARYLRECDFARFSLYTRNGVFKAVRALRASMVVGATTIRYRRALCIGEGYELRSRIVTWDDKAFFLEQRFVSKKDGLVCAAMYCKQSVIRCSPDKIMQHLCKRKVQCPEFPEDLQHWVNFITASSQALRAESGLEDKNK; via the exons ATGTGGTGGTTGCTCTGGGTGCTCGGCGCCCTGCTGGCTCTCTTCAGCAGCCTGGATGTGTGGTACTTCCTGCGAGCGGCGGCTGTGATCGCCCGGGCCTGGTTCCAGCCCACGATCTGGGACGTCACAGCTGAGCAGGTGCTGACAGGCCGGGTCACTTCCAATGACATCGACATGTGCCACATGAACAATGCTCGCTACCTCCGCGAGTGCGACTTCGCCCGCTTCTCTCTCTACACGCGCAACGGCGTGTTCAAGGCCGTGCGAGCCCTCAGAGCTTCGATGGTGGTGGGGGCCACCACCATCCGCTACCGAAGGGCTCTGTGTATCGGTGAGGGCTACGAGCTGCGGAGTCGGATCGTTACTTGGGACGACAAAGCCTTTTTCCTGGAGCAGAGGTTTGTGTCAAAGAAAGACGGCCTGGTGTGTGCCGCCATGTACTGCAAGCAGAGTGTGATCCGCTGCAGCCCCGACAAGATCATGCAGCATCTTTGCAAGAGGAAG GTGCAGTGCCCTGAGTTTCCAGAGGACCTTCAACACTGGGTCAACTTCATCACAGCCAGCAGCCAGGCCCTCAGGGCAGAGAGCGGACTGGAGGACAAGAACAAATAA